The following proteins come from a genomic window of Candidatus Francisella endociliophora:
- the purF gene encoding amidophosphoribosyltransferase: MCGVIGVAGPNQVSYALFYGLSLLQHRGQDAAGIATMDQGHFFMRKNTGLVSDVFTDDKLEKSKGNMGIGHVRYPTAGSLGAADSQPFYVNNPHGIVFAHNGNLTNVPELAQMLHDIERRHLNTTSDSELLLNFFACGMNKSKGCPTIQAVYKACDFVFKHARGGYACTAMIANFGLVAFRDPYGIRPLVLGVKEYDDGEKAYMVASESVSLDISGFKVLRDVEPGEVIIITEDRKVHSKVCAKKPVLAPCLFEYVYFARPDSIMNGVSVYQARVDAGKALSERIKDVWKDKEIDIVIPVPETGRASAQEIATALGVEYREGFVKNRYVGRTFIMPENVDRKNFVRRKLNPIPAEFKDKNVLLVDDSIVRGTTSKRIIEMIRDFGAKSVYLASVSPAVCYPNVYGIDMPVKSDLIAHGKSLEEIRQWIGVDGLIYLPLCDLKEIVQKQNPGITEFEDSVFSGNYITGDVDEAYLDELERHRKELKELEKKYKGFDN; encoded by the coding sequence ATGTGTGGAGTAATTGGGGTTGCTGGACCTAATCAGGTTAGTTATGCGTTATTTTATGGGTTGAGTTTGCTACAACATAGAGGTCAAGATGCTGCTGGTATTGCTACCATGGATCAAGGGCATTTCTTTATGCGCAAAAATACAGGGCTTGTAAGTGATGTATTTACAGATGATAAACTTGAAAAATCAAAAGGCAATATGGGGATTGGACATGTTAGATACCCAACAGCTGGAAGTCTTGGAGCTGCAGACAGTCAACCTTTCTATGTGAATAATCCACATGGTATTGTTTTTGCCCATAATGGTAATCTTACTAATGTTCCAGAGCTTGCACAGATGTTGCATGATATAGAAAGACGCCATTTAAATACGACTTCTGATTCTGAATTGCTGCTTAACTTCTTTGCTTGTGGAATGAATAAATCCAAAGGTTGTCCAACTATTCAAGCAGTATACAAAGCATGTGATTTTGTATTTAAACATGCTCGAGGTGGATATGCTTGCACAGCAATGATTGCTAATTTTGGTTTAGTAGCTTTTAGAGATCCGTATGGTATACGACCTCTTGTACTAGGTGTTAAAGAGTATGATGATGGCGAAAAAGCCTATATGGTTGCAAGTGAGAGTGTTTCATTGGATATATCAGGGTTTAAAGTACTGCGAGATGTAGAGCCTGGCGAGGTTATAATAATTACAGAAGATAGAAAAGTTCACTCAAAAGTTTGTGCTAAAAAGCCAGTCCTAGCTCCTTGTCTATTTGAATATGTATATTTTGCCCGTCCTGATAGTATTATGAATGGTGTTAGTGTTTATCAAGCTCGAGTAGATGCGGGTAAAGCTCTCAGTGAGAGAATTAAAGATGTTTGGAAAGATAAAGAAATTGATATTGTAATTCCAGTACCAGAGACGGGTAGAGCTTCAGCTCAAGAAATTGCTACAGCATTGGGTGTTGAGTATCGTGAAGGTTTTGTTAAAAACCGCTATGTTGGTAGAACGTTTATTATGCCAGAGAATGTTGATAGAAAGAATTTCGTCAGAAGAAAGCTAAACCCAATTCCAGCAGAGTTTAAAGATAAAAATGTCCTGCTTGTAGATGACTCTATTGTCCGTGGTACAACGTCTAAACGTATTATCGAGATGATTAGAGATTTTGGTGCTAAGTCAGTATATCTTGCATCTGTATCACCAGCTGTTTGCTATCCAAATGTATATGGTATAGATATGCCAGTTAAATCAGATCTTATTGCTCATGGTAAATCTTTAGAGGAAATTCGCCAATGGATAGGTGTTGATGGTTTGATATATCTACCTTTATGTGATTTGAAAGAAATTGTACAAAAACAAAATCCTGGAATTACAGAGTTTGAAGATAGTGTTTTCTCTGGTAATTATATTACAGGAGATGTTGATGAAGCTTATTTAGACGAGTTAGAAAGACATCGTAAAGAATTAAAAGAATTGGAAAAGAAATACAAAGGGTTTGATAACTAA
- a CDS encoding ABC transporter ATP-binding protein gives MLYKQIKTVLKIPRHTVYTLIIYSLLLGFLSLTIPVSVQTLVNLVGVSLSIRPVISLITILFILLTAAFFVRIFQLKLVEDIQRKVFVETVLRIVAAIHRVDFNDLMKINVREKINRAFELKFLQKSVSVIFIILLDIFLQTLFCVIILAFYHPMFLVFDILLITCIVLAIFIPLRAGYDAGIKESSSIYDIVYFFEEKTAEFLSFRQRPEESSMKKADAKLCEYLDARSDFFSVVFRQHVYIGLTYIFINILLLGIGSYLIISGQLSIGQLIAAELLVNIVLLGLLKFSQYLYDCYGFLVATRKILDLLEISKKEELPSEHKRAEFKEDVRLIEIALSDGSKSTFDYTQNHFNKLSLPTKDAQTLLNAFFDDNSDEIIKINEVCLRNYTKEEISKHIHIASGIEVVAGTVLDNLCENDFSQERLKHLNELLDVFGISFLEKHFEKRIDSQTIKYNLEFDTMVVLKMNIIRAILKRPKLMILIDSYGLTNRSKDMTITQILEKLEIPTLIISIK, from the coding sequence ATGTTATATAAACAAATTAAAACGGTATTAAAGATACCTAGGCATACTGTATATACTCTGATTATATATAGTTTGTTACTAGGGTTTTTATCTCTTACTATTCCTGTGTCTGTTCAAACGCTAGTGAACTTAGTGGGAGTTAGCTTATCTATTAGGCCAGTGATATCATTAATAACTATATTATTTATATTGCTGACAGCAGCTTTTTTCGTCAGAATTTTTCAGCTAAAATTGGTTGAGGATATTCAAAGAAAAGTTTTTGTTGAGACTGTATTACGTATAGTCGCAGCTATTCATCGTGTTGATTTTAATGACCTGATGAAAATAAATGTCAGAGAGAAAATTAATCGTGCTTTTGAGCTGAAGTTTTTACAAAAATCTGTTTCTGTGATTTTTATAATTCTACTTGATATCTTCTTACAGACGCTATTTTGTGTGATTATTTTAGCTTTTTATCATCCAATGTTTTTGGTCTTTGATATTTTGCTGATTACATGTATTGTATTGGCTATATTTATACCTTTAAGAGCAGGTTATGATGCTGGTATAAAAGAATCTAGCTCTATATATGATATCGTATACTTCTTTGAAGAAAAAACCGCTGAGTTTTTGTCATTTAGGCAGCGCCCAGAGGAAAGCTCAATGAAAAAAGCAGATGCTAAATTATGTGAATATCTTGATGCGAGATCTGATTTCTTTAGTGTTGTTTTTAGGCAACATGTATATATAGGGTTAACATATATCTTCATCAATATTTTGCTATTAGGTATAGGAAGTTATCTAATAATAAGCGGACAACTTTCTATTGGTCAACTTATTGCTGCAGAGCTTCTTGTAAATATTGTATTGCTTGGTCTACTTAAATTTAGCCAGTATTTGTATGATTGTTATGGGTTTCTTGTAGCGACGCGTAAGATTTTGGATTTGTTAGAAATATCTAAAAAAGAAGAACTTCCTTCAGAACATAAGCGTGCTGAATTTAAAGAAGATGTAAGACTTATTGAAATTGCACTTTCTGATGGGAGTAAGTCAACTTTTGACTATACCCAGAATCATTTTAATAAACTTAGTTTACCAACAAAAGACGCCCAAACACTTTTAAATGCTTTTTTTGATGATAATTCAGATGAGATTATCAAAATAAATGAGGTATGCCTTAGAAACTATACAAAAGAAGAGATTAGTAAGCATATCCATATAGCAAGTGGTATTGAGGTTGTTGCTGGAACAGTTTTAGATAACTTATGTGAAAATGATTTTTCTCAAGAGAGACTTAAGCACTTAAATGAGCTGTTGGATGTATTTGGTATAAGTTTCTTAGAAAAGCATTTTGAAAAGAGAATAGACTCACAAACGATTAAGTATAATTTAGAGTTTGATACTATGGTTGTTCTGAAGATGAATATTATTAGAGCAATTCTTAAGCGACCAAAGCTTATGATATTGATTGACTCGTATGGCTTAACTAATAGAAGTAAAGATATGACTATTACTCAAATATTAGAAAAGTTAGAGATTCCAACATTAATTATATCTATTAAATAG
- the purB gene encoding adenylosuccinate lyase codes for MIKRYDVAEISKIWADENKYTKMLEVELAILEALEEKMVPKGTAAEIRAKAEIRPDRVDEIEKVTKHDIIAFCTSIAEQFTAETGKFFHFGVTSSDIIDSALSLQLRESMDFVVKDLEALCESLLAKAQETKEIITMGRSHGMFAEPMSFGQKFLGAYVEFKRRLKDLKEFQKDGLTVQFSGAVGNYCILTTEDEKKAADILGLPVEEVSTQVIPRDRIAKLISIHGLIASAIERLAVEIRHLHRSDVFEVYEGFSKGQKGSSTMPHKKNPISTENLTGMARMLRSHVSVALENCVLWHERDISHSSAERFYLPDNFGIMVYALRRMKNTIDNLVVQKDIIEDRVRSTSAYLSSFYLHFLVANTEYMREDCYKIVQQVAFDLKPDDSFSKNLQKVMKDEHGYDLDIPEMDFEGIKKTYLKEIDHVFERSINS; via the coding sequence ATGATAAAAAGATATGATGTAGCAGAAATCTCAAAGATTTGGGCAGATGAAAACAAATATACAAAAATGCTTGAAGTTGAATTAGCTATTTTAGAAGCATTAGAAGAAAAAATGGTACCAAAAGGTACAGCTGCTGAAATTCGTGCAAAAGCAGAAATTAGACCAGATAGAGTTGATGAGATAGAGAAAGTCACTAAGCATGATATTATTGCTTTTTGTACTTCTATTGCAGAGCAATTTACTGCTGAAACTGGTAAGTTTTTCCACTTCGGTGTGACATCATCAGATATTATTGACTCAGCTCTTAGTTTACAACTTCGTGAGTCTATGGATTTTGTTGTTAAAGATTTAGAGGCTCTTTGTGAGTCATTACTAGCAAAAGCTCAAGAAACTAAAGAAATTATTACGATGGGTAGAAGCCATGGTATGTTTGCAGAGCCAATGAGCTTTGGCCAAAAATTCCTTGGTGCTTATGTTGAATTTAAACGTAGACTAAAAGATCTTAAAGAGTTTCAAAAAGATGGTCTTACGGTTCAATTCTCAGGTGCAGTTGGTAACTACTGTATCTTAACTACAGAAGATGAGAAAAAGGCTGCTGACATTTTAGGTTTACCAGTTGAAGAAGTATCAACTCAAGTTATCCCTAGAGATAGAATTGCTAAGCTTATATCAATCCATGGACTTATAGCCTCTGCTATTGAGAGATTAGCTGTTGAAATTAGACATTTACATAGAAGTGATGTTTTTGAAGTATATGAAGGTTTCTCTAAGGGTCAAAAAGGTTCTTCAACTATGCCACATAAGAAAAATCCAATCTCTACAGAGAACTTAACAGGTATGGCGAGAATGCTTAGGTCTCATGTATCTGTTGCATTAGAGAACTGTGTACTATGGCATGAAAGAGATATTTCCCATTCTTCAGCTGAGAGATTTTACTTACCAGATAACTTCGGCATTATGGTTTATGCTCTGCGTAGAATGAAAAATACTATTGATAATCTTGTGGTTCAAAAAGATATTATCGAAGATAGAGTTAGAAGTACAAGTGCATATTTATCAAGCTTCTACTTACATTTCTTAGTAGCAAATACTGAATATATGCGTGAAGATTGCTACAAAATTGTTCAGCAAGTTGCTTTTGATCTTAAACCTGATGATTCATTCTCGAAAAATCTACAAAAAGTAATGAAAGATGAGCATGGTTATGATTTAGATATTCCTGAAATGGATTTTGAAGGTATCAAAAAGACTTATCTAAAAGAAATAGATCATGTATTTGAGAGATCTATTAATAGCTAA
- the purL gene encoding phosphoribosylformylglycinamidine synthase, with product MIRVFEGLSALSPFRREKVLADVKKISNKVESISAEYIHVVEIDEELSESQEQIIKSLLNYNKEYGSAEPKGHTFITAPRVGTISPWSSKATDIIRNTGINAVKRVERAVLFGVEGQVSDSEIKAIEALVYDRMVEEVFTCKDDLHRLFSVTAPKELEFVNVLENGVQAIKDADKKLGLALSEQEIEYLADEYTKLGRNPTDTELYMFAQANSEHCRHKIFNAKWTIDNQEQDKSLFKMIRNTTEKSPKGVLSAYKDNAAVIEGTTAQRFYSNTQTGVYNFNQEEVDILMKVETHNHPTAIAPHSGSATGIGGEIRDEGATGLGAKPKAGLTGFTVSNLNIPGFEQAWESTKYGKPYHIVTPLQIMLEAPIGGAHYSNEFGRPNINGYFRTFEQEVNTSAGKEMFGYHKPIMIAGGMGNIKRMHVEKGDIDVGAKLICLGGPAMRIGLGGGAASSVVSSDANSELDFASVQRDNAEMERRCQEVIDRCWQMGEHNPITFIHDVGAGGISNAFPELVKDGNVGGHFELRKVNVGEEGLSPLEIWSNESQERYVLSIDPQSLEFFEQLCNRERCPFAVVGEAISEKHITLNDEYFDNKPVDLPMGLLFGNTPQMHIDVKTVKVEQDAFDTSAIKLEDAVERVLKVPAVASKSFLITIGDRSITGMVARDQMVGPWQVPVADCAVTTATVDSQAGEAMAMGERTPVAAINAAASGRLAIAETVTNLLASDIEKLSDIRLSANWMVAASQGDENQKLYETVKAVGMEFAPELGIAIPVGKDSMSMKTKWSDNGQAKSVTSPLSLVISGFSPVTNARKTLTPVLVDDNDTTFLHIDLSNGAGRLGASCLAQAYNQVGNVAPDVEASKLKVLFENITKLKAENKILAYHDVSDGGVFATLAEMSFAGRKGLDINLQTQNVLVKLFAEEVGAVIQVKNSDLALVEEMFKDTQIHLCAIAKLNSSDELNIFANGEKVYSNTRVNLQRWWAETSYQIQSIRDNSECAKQEFDSILNTDDKGIHVEASFDLEEDITARFVNVEKPKVAILREQGVNGQVEMAAAFTTAGFEAHDVHMSDLHAGRVSLADFKVLVACGGFSYGDVLGAGGGWAKNILFTEKLKVEFSKFFGRDDTLALGVCNGCQMLAQLKSLIKGAENWPIFIKNKSEQFEARASMVEIQESDSIWFADMAGTKAPIAVAHGEGRPLFENDNQQQAMLASSQIALKYIDGQGQATEMYPYNPNGAVDGLTAVTALNGRVLAMMPHPERVYRAITNSHIPAEYDEYSVWMRMFRNARKWVG from the coding sequence ATGATTAGAGTTTTTGAAGGTTTAAGTGCACTATCTCCATTTAGAAGAGAGAAAGTTTTAGCAGATGTTAAAAAGATATCAAACAAAGTAGAGTCAATATCGGCAGAATATATCCATGTCGTTGAGATTGATGAAGAGTTAAGCGAGAGCCAAGAGCAGATTATCAAATCGCTGCTTAACTACAATAAAGAGTATGGTTCTGCAGAGCCAAAGGGCCACACATTTATAACAGCTCCAAGAGTTGGAACAATCTCGCCATGGTCGTCAAAGGCTACTGATATTATTCGTAATACTGGAATTAATGCTGTCAAAAGAGTAGAACGAGCAGTTCTATTTGGTGTAGAGGGACAGGTTTCTGATAGCGAGATAAAAGCTATAGAAGCTTTAGTTTATGATCGTATGGTCGAAGAAGTTTTTACATGCAAAGATGACTTGCACAGATTATTTAGTGTTACAGCACCAAAAGAGCTTGAGTTTGTCAATGTTCTCGAAAATGGTGTGCAAGCTATCAAAGATGCTGATAAAAAGCTTGGTTTAGCTCTAAGTGAGCAAGAAATTGAATATCTAGCAGATGAGTATACAAAGCTTGGCAGAAACCCTACAGATACAGAGCTATATATGTTTGCTCAAGCAAACTCTGAGCATTGTAGACATAAGATTTTTAATGCCAAATGGACTATTGATAACCAAGAGCAAGATAAATCATTGTTCAAGATGATTCGTAATACTACTGAAAAATCTCCAAAAGGTGTGCTTTCGGCATATAAAGATAATGCTGCTGTGATAGAGGGTACAACGGCTCAAAGGTTTTATTCAAATACTCAAACAGGTGTTTATAACTTCAATCAAGAAGAAGTTGATATTCTAATGAAAGTTGAGACACACAATCATCCTACAGCTATTGCACCACATAGTGGTTCAGCAACAGGTATTGGTGGTGAGATTCGTGATGAGGGTGCTACTGGTCTTGGAGCTAAGCCTAAGGCTGGGCTTACTGGTTTTACAGTATCAAACTTAAATATCCCAGGTTTTGAACAAGCTTGGGAATCTACTAAGTATGGTAAACCTTATCATATCGTAACACCTCTACAAATTATGCTAGAGGCACCTATTGGTGGAGCTCATTACTCAAATGAATTTGGTCGTCCTAATATCAATGGCTACTTCCGAACCTTTGAACAAGAGGTCAATACTTCGGCTGGTAAAGAGATGTTTGGTTATCATAAGCCAATTATGATTGCTGGTGGTATGGGTAATATCAAGAGAATGCATGTTGAGAAAGGCGATATCGATGTTGGAGCTAAGCTAATCTGTCTTGGTGGTCCTGCAATGCGTATTGGTCTAGGTGGTGGTGCTGCGTCATCTGTTGTATCTTCTGATGCTAACTCTGAGTTGGATTTTGCTTCTGTACAGCGTGATAATGCTGAGATGGAGCGTCGTTGTCAGGAAGTTATAGATAGGTGTTGGCAAATGGGTGAGCATAATCCAATCACATTTATCCATGATGTTGGTGCTGGTGGTATTTCAAATGCGTTTCCTGAGCTTGTTAAAGATGGTAATGTTGGCGGCCATTTTGAGCTTAGAAAAGTAAATGTTGGTGAAGAAGGACTCTCTCCGTTAGAAATATGGTCAAATGAGTCACAAGAAAGGTATGTATTATCAATTGATCCGCAAAGCTTAGAGTTTTTTGAGCAGCTTTGTAATAGAGAAAGATGTCCATTTGCTGTAGTGGGAGAGGCAATTTCTGAAAAGCATATTACGCTAAATGATGAGTATTTTGATAATAAACCGGTTGATTTACCAATGGGATTATTATTTGGTAATACTCCACAAATGCATATTGATGTAAAAACTGTCAAAGTTGAACAAGATGCTTTTGATACAAGTGCTATCAAGCTTGAGGATGCAGTTGAAAGAGTACTAAAAGTACCAGCTGTAGCTTCTAAGTCTTTCTTAATCACAATTGGTGATAGAAGTATTACAGGCATGGTTGCTCGTGATCAGATGGTTGGCCCATGGCAGGTCCCTGTTGCTGACTGTGCTGTGACAACTGCTACAGTAGATAGTCAAGCTGGTGAAGCAATGGCAATGGGTGAGAGAACTCCTGTTGCAGCTATTAATGCGGCTGCTTCTGGTAGATTAGCAATTGCTGAGACTGTAACAAATTTGTTAGCTTCTGATATTGAGAAATTAAGTGATATTCGCCTATCTGCTAACTGGATGGTTGCTGCAAGTCAGGGTGATGAAAACCAGAAGCTATATGAGACTGTAAAAGCTGTTGGTATGGAATTTGCTCCAGAGTTAGGTATTGCAATCCCTGTTGGTAAAGACTCAATGTCAATGAAAACTAAGTGGTCAGATAATGGTCAAGCCAAATCTGTTACATCGCCTTTATCGCTAGTGATTTCAGGTTTCTCACCAGTAACAAATGCGCGTAAGACTCTTACACCAGTTTTAGTTGATGATAATGATACGACTTTTTTACATATTGATCTATCTAATGGTGCTGGTAGACTTGGTGCTTCATGTTTAGCTCAAGCTTATAACCAAGTTGGTAATGTTGCTCCAGATGTTGAAGCAAGCAAGTTGAAAGTGCTATTTGAAAATATCACTAAACTAAAAGCTGAAAATAAAATCTTAGCATATCATGATGTGTCAGATGGTGGTGTATTTGCAACTCTAGCTGAGATGTCGTTTGCTGGGCGTAAAGGTTTAGATATCAATCTACAAACCCAAAATGTGCTAGTGAAACTCTTTGCTGAAGAAGTTGGAGCTGTTATCCAAGTTAAAAATAGCGATCTAGCACTAGTTGAAGAGATGTTTAAAGATACTCAAATTCACCTGTGTGCAATAGCTAAGCTAAACTCTAGCGATGAGTTAAATATCTTTGCAAATGGTGAGAAAGTATATTCAAATACGCGTGTAAACTTACAAAGATGGTGGGCTGAGACTTCTTATCAGATCCAATCAATTCGTGATAATAGCGAGTGTGCTAAACAGGAGTTTGATAGTATCTTAAATACTGATGATAAAGGTATCCATGTTGAGGCGAGCTTTGATCTTGAAGAAGATATTACAGCTAGATTTGTTAATGTTGAGAAGCCAAAAGTTGCAATTCTAAGAGAGCAAGGTGTCAACGGTCAAGTTGAGATGGCAGCAGCATTTACTACAGCTGGTTTTGAAGCTCATGATGTTCACATGTCAGATTTACATGCTGGGCGTGTATCTTTGGCAGATTTTAAAGTATTAGTGGCTTGTGGTGGTTTCTCGTATGGTGATGTTTTAGGTGCTGGTGGAGGCTGGGCAAAAAATATCCTCTTTACCGAGAAGCTAAAAGTCGAGTTTAGCAAATTCTTTGGTCGTGATGATACTTTAGCATTAGGTGTGTGTAATGGTTGTCAAATGTTGGCTCAACTTAAATCACTAATCAAAGGAGCTGAAAACTGGCCGATATTTATTAAAAATAAATCAGAGCAGTTTGAGGCAAGGGCTTCTATGGTTGAGATTCAAGAGTCTGACTCTATTTGGTTTGCTGATATGGCAGGTACAAAAGCACCAATTGCAGTAGCTCATGGTGAGGGTCGTCCATTATTTGAAAATGACAATCAGCAACAAGCTATGCTAGCAAGTTCGCAAATAGCTCTTAAATATATCGATGGTCAAGGTCAAGCAACTGAGATGTATCCATATAATCCAAATGGCGCAGTAGATGGTCTAACAGCTGTTACAGCACTAAATGGTCGTGTCCTTGCAATGATGCCGCATCCAGAACGCGTCTATAGAGCTATTACAAACTCGCATATCCCAGCAGAGTATGATGAATATTCAGTGTGGATGAGAATGTTTAGAAATGCGAGAAAGTGGGTTGGGTAG
- a CDS encoding aldose 1-epimerase family protein, producing MIKIKNDNLLVEISELGAEVRAVINATTNHEYMWSGEGSIWAGVSPVLFPVVGKSHDNKIRYQGKEYPMGNHGLARHTVFDIVLHSESSVTLAMDTTAKDYPFRLRFEVTYTLGANKLITEYNIINLDDSVASCGFGAHPAFACPFDDKHKFSDYEIVFSEQKLDFHAITPEAFYTGETKHFKLSKIELDNHTFDNDALVYSGFTDKRVRLAEKGSDRYIEVTFDGFEYLGLWSKPKANAPYVCIEPWCGRSDTLGMDVDIEYRIGNVDIKPQQNLSRSYTIEFSY from the coding sequence ATGATTAAAATCAAAAATGATAATTTATTAGTAGAGATTAGTGAGCTAGGGGCCGAAGTTCGAGCTGTTATCAATGCTACAACTAATCATGAGTATATGTGGTCTGGAGAAGGGAGTATATGGGCGGGAGTCTCGCCTGTACTATTTCCAGTAGTGGGTAAATCTCACGATAATAAAATTAGATATCAAGGTAAAGAGTATCCCATGGGCAATCATGGGCTGGCTCGCCATACTGTATTTGATATTGTGTTGCATAGTGAGAGTAGTGTTACTTTAGCAATGGATACTACAGCAAAAGATTATCCGTTTAGATTAAGGTTTGAGGTTACATATACTCTTGGAGCTAATAAACTTATCACAGAATACAATATCATAAACTTAGATGATAGTGTTGCATCGTGTGGTTTTGGAGCGCATCCAGCATTTGCCTGCCCTTTTGATGATAAGCATAAGTTTAGTGATTATGAGATTGTATTCTCTGAGCAAAAATTGGATTTTCATGCTATTACACCAGAGGCATTTTATACTGGTGAAACTAAGCATTTCAAACTATCTAAGATTGAGCTAGACAATCATACTTTTGATAATGATGCTCTTGTGTATAGCGGTTTCACAGATAAAAGAGTCAGATTAGCTGAGAAAGGTTCTGATCGTTATATTGAAGTAACTTTTGATGGCTTTGAATACCTTGGCTTATGGTCAAAACCTAAGGCAAATGCTCCTTATGTATGTATTGAACCATGGTGCGGTAGAAGTGATACATTAGGTATGGATGTTGATATAGAGTATCGTATTGGTAATGTGGATATAAAACCTCAGCAAAATCTCTCTCGTTCATATACAATAGAATTTAGTTATTAA
- a CDS encoding glutamate decarboxylase, with the protein MGLHSKKKVTDDFDFFEESLPKIEIPKNTQDPMQVYQEIKDELMLDGNSKQNLATFCQTEVDDYIHRLMNDCIDKNMIDKDEYPQTAEIESRCVNILANLWNATSDNTVGCSTTGSSEAAMLGGMAMKWRWRDKMKAQGKDYSKPNLITGPVQVCWHKFARYWDIELREIPMSDESLIMTPEAVIERCDENTIGVVPTLGVTFTGQYEPVEEVCKALDKFEKETGLDIPVHVDGASGGFLAPFINPELKWDFRLPRVKSINASGHKFGLSPLGVGWVVWTDKKYLPEDLVFNVNYLGGNMPTFALNFSRPGGQIVAQYFNFVRLGFEGYKKVHQISYDVTKYIAKKLKELDRFEIIHDGDNGIPAVSWSLKKSKNYTLFDVSEKIRARGWQIAAYSMPKHREDLVVMRVLVRKGFTLDLAQLMLRDLKSVIDSLENKNDLKNKETFSH; encoded by the coding sequence GTGGGGCTACATAGTAAGAAGAAAGTAACAGATGATTTCGATTTTTTCGAAGAGTCATTGCCGAAAATTGAGATTCCAAAAAACACTCAGGATCCAATGCAGGTTTATCAAGAGATCAAAGATGAACTAATGCTTGATGGTAATTCAAAACAAAACTTGGCTACCTTTTGCCAGACAGAGGTCGATGATTATATTCATAGATTAATGAATGACTGTATTGATAAAAATATGATTGATAAGGATGAATATCCTCAAACAGCAGAGATAGAGTCAAGATGTGTCAATATTCTAGCTAATCTATGGAATGCTACATCTGATAATACGGTTGGTTGCTCAACTACAGGTTCATCAGAGGCTGCTATGCTTGGCGGTATGGCAATGAAGTGGCGTTGGCGTGATAAAATGAAAGCACAAGGTAAAGACTATTCAAAGCCAAATCTTATTACGGGGCCTGTACAGGTATGTTGGCATAAGTTTGCAAGATATTGGGATATTGAGCTTAGAGAGATTCCAATGTCTGATGAGAGTCTGATAATGACTCCAGAAGCTGTAATTGAGAGGTGTGATGAAAATACTATTGGAGTAGTGCCAACGCTTGGAGTGACTTTCACAGGACAATATGAGCCAGTAGAAGAAGTATGTAAAGCTCTTGATAAATTTGAGAAAGAAACAGGTTTAGATATTCCAGTGCATGTGGATGGAGCTTCAGGAGGTTTTTTAGCACCTTTTATAAACCCTGAACTGAAATGGGACTTTAGACTGCCAAGAGTTAAATCAATAAATGCATCAGGCCATAAGTTTGGGCTATCTCCTCTTGGTGTCGGTTGGGTTGTTTGGACAGATAAAAAATATTTACCAGAAGATCTGGTGTTCAATGTCAATTATCTTGGTGGTAATATGCCAACATTTGCACTTAACTTTTCGCGACCTGGTGGACAAATTGTTGCACAATACTTTAATTTTGTTAGATTAGGGTTTGAAGGATATAAGAAAGTTCATCAAATAAGTTATGACGTTACAAAGTATATTGCTAAAAAGCTTAAAGAGTTAGATAGGTTTGAAATTATCCATGATGGAGATAATGGTATACCAGCTGTTAGTTGGTCATTAAAGAAAAGTAAGAACTATACATTGTTTGATGTATCTGAAAAAATTCGAGCTAGAGGGTGGCAGATAGCTGCATATTCGATGCCTAAGCACAGAGAAGACCTTGTCGTAATGAGAGTGCTTGTACGTAAAGGTTTCACGCTTGATTTAGCACAGTTGATGTTAAGAGATTTAAAATCTGTTATTGACTCTCTGGAAAATAAGAATGATTTAAAGAATAAGGAAACTTTTTCTCATTAG